A portion of the Halobacillus ihumii genome contains these proteins:
- a CDS encoding redox-sensing transcriptional repressor Rex, with the protein MDVEHTKIPQATAKRLPLYYRFLNNLHGQGKMRVSSKELSEAVKVDSATIRRDFSYFGALGKKGYGYNVEYLLSFFRKTLDQDETTKVALIGVGNLGTAFLNYNFTKNNNTKIEIAFDANSDRIGEEVGGVPVEHIDNLEQHMKGIDVAILTVPASAAQGIADRLVKAGISGVLNFTPARITVPTSVRVHHIDLAIELQALVYFLKHYPLIEEE; encoded by the coding sequence ATGGATGTAGAGCATACGAAGATTCCACAGGCAACAGCGAAGCGGCTGCCATTATATTATCGCTTTTTGAACAATCTGCATGGCCAAGGGAAGATGCGTGTCTCCTCAAAAGAGCTCAGCGAAGCTGTGAAAGTTGATTCGGCCACGATCCGCAGAGACTTTTCCTATTTCGGAGCCCTAGGGAAAAAGGGATATGGATATAATGTCGAATATTTGCTTTCCTTTTTCAGAAAGACACTGGATCAGGATGAGACGACTAAAGTTGCTCTAATAGGGGTCGGAAATCTAGGAACAGCCTTCTTGAACTATAATTTCACAAAAAACAATAACACTAAAATAGAGATAGCCTTCGATGCGAATTCGGACCGAATCGGAGAAGAAGTTGGCGGCGTGCCAGTTGAGCATATTGATAACTTAGAACAACATATGAAGGGGATAGATGTTGCGATCTTAACAGTTCCTGCTTCAGCAGCACAGGGAATTGCCGATAGACTGGTGAAAGCGGGAATATCAGGTGTGCTGAACTTTACGCCGGCTCGGATCACAGTACCCACAAGCGTCCGGGTTCATCATATAGACCTGGCTATTGAACTGCAGGCCCTTGTGTATTTTCTTAAGCATTATCCTTTAATAGAAGAAGAGTAA
- a CDS encoding YdiK family protein, whose protein sequence is MRMSPIFMALLYFAMGAAFTYIAAHSAEESLWNFRTILPALIATFNFAVTIRLTITYIKIKKAKK, encoded by the coding sequence ATGAGGATGTCACCTATATTTATGGCCCTGCTTTACTTTGCAATGGGGGCAGCATTCACCTATATTGCTGCCCATTCTGCGGAGGAGAGTTTATGGAATTTCAGAACGATACTGCCCGCCCTCATTGCCACTTTTAATTTCGCTGTCACGATTCGCTTAACCATCACTTATATCAAAATTAAAAAAGCTAAGAAATAA
- the tsaB gene encoding tRNA (adenosine(37)-N6)-threonylcarbamoyltransferase complex dimerization subunit type 1 TsaB, whose amino-acid sequence MNVLAIDTSNYVMGIAVMKDGVVTGEFVTNIKKNHSLRLMPAIEQLMSETATKPEELDRIAVAHGPGSYTGVRIGLTTAKTMAWSLNIPAVGISSLEAVARQGELFNGYVCPFFDARRGLVYTGLYDGNMELVKDEVNILMEDWLEQLKGIDKPVLFLSQDIQGFKEMIIEVLGEQAVIPGAAFHYARPSLIALAGAEKEPDGIHGLVPNYLRLPEAEAKWLAEQEKK is encoded by the coding sequence ATGAATGTGTTAGCCATAGATACATCAAATTACGTAATGGGAATTGCCGTCATGAAAGATGGAGTCGTAACGGGTGAGTTTGTTACGAATATCAAAAAGAATCATTCTCTTCGCCTAATGCCGGCGATTGAACAGCTTATGAGCGAGACAGCTACTAAACCCGAAGAACTTGATCGCATTGCTGTTGCTCACGGGCCAGGTTCCTATACGGGGGTCAGGATAGGGTTAACAACAGCTAAGACGATGGCCTGGTCACTGAATATTCCGGCTGTCGGCATATCGAGTTTGGAAGCTGTGGCGAGACAAGGTGAGTTGTTCAATGGTTATGTTTGTCCTTTTTTTGATGCAAGAAGAGGACTCGTGTACACGGGCTTGTATGATGGAAACATGGAACTGGTTAAGGATGAGGTAAACATCCTGATGGAAGATTGGCTGGAACAGTTAAAAGGCATAGATAAGCCCGTTCTATTTTTAAGTCAGGATATACAGGGATTTAAAGAAATGATTATCGAAGTTCTTGGAGAACAGGCAGTTATTCCAGGCGCTGCTTTCCACTATGCTCGTCCCTCATTAATCGCGTTAGCAGGGGCAGAGAAAGAGCCAGATGGTATCCATGGACTTGTTCCTAACTATCTACGTTTACCAGAGGCAGAGGCTAAGTGGCTTGCGGAGCAGGAGAAGAAGTAA
- a CDS encoding ABC-F family ATP-binding cassette domain-containing protein gives MILMQLNQLTKRFGAELILSNIKLEVQMNDRIAIVGRNGSGKSTLLKMMAGELSYDSGDIFKPKDVTMEYLAQNTGLDSEESIWNEMEKVFAHLKGIEKELRNMETEMADPDLLDDQEAYQKLLSSYDERQDYFKLAGGYHYEADIKAVLNGLNFHDFDWNTPITSLSGGQKTRLALGKLLLTKPDILILDEPTNHLDIETLSWLEGYLQGYEGAVVIVSHDRYFLDKIVNTVYEIAHQGSKKYHGNYSNYLQKKEADYELELKNFEKQQSEIKRMEEFIQKNIVRATTSKRAQSRRKQLEKMDKLDKPKIDQSSASFSFQVNKKSGNDVLKLNDLSFRYEPDSPLLFDHLSISLQRGDSVALVGPNGVGKTTLLKTIIGELKAGGTMALGTNVQIGYYDQEQTKLNSRKTVLNELWDDYPLKNEKDIRTILGNFLFSGDDVLKPVSALSGGEKARLSLAKLMMQEANFLILDEPTNHLDLDSKEVLESALIDYPGTLLFVSHDRYFINKIATQVVEMHPKETRTFLGDYDYFVQKKQEELELQQLEEAEAANQITENNKEAQTKNSFQQDKANKREERKRQRRIIEIEQQIEEIESKIEEIDSLLCDPEVYQDHEKSLELTESNQSYQQQIETLMEEWEQLHV, from the coding sequence ATGATTCTCATGCAATTAAATCAATTAACGAAGCGTTTTGGAGCTGAGTTAATTTTATCGAATATTAAACTGGAAGTTCAAATGAATGACCGTATTGCTATTGTGGGCCGAAATGGGTCTGGTAAAAGTACTCTGTTAAAAATGATGGCTGGGGAATTGAGCTATGACTCTGGGGATATTTTCAAGCCTAAAGATGTGACGATGGAGTATTTAGCTCAAAATACCGGATTGGATTCTGAGGAATCGATTTGGAACGAGATGGAGAAGGTATTTGCTCATTTAAAAGGGATTGAAAAAGAATTACGTAACATGGAAACAGAGATGGCAGATCCAGACCTGCTTGATGATCAAGAGGCCTATCAGAAATTGCTGTCAAGCTACGATGAGCGCCAGGATTATTTTAAACTCGCAGGTGGCTATCATTATGAAGCAGACATAAAAGCTGTCCTCAACGGATTGAATTTTCATGACTTCGATTGGAATACGCCGATCACTTCCTTAAGCGGGGGTCAGAAAACAAGACTAGCTCTAGGAAAACTGCTATTAACGAAACCTGACATTCTCATCCTGGACGAGCCAACCAACCACCTGGATATTGAAACTCTTTCCTGGCTTGAAGGTTATTTGCAAGGGTATGAAGGGGCCGTGGTGATCGTTTCCCACGATCGGTACTTTTTAGATAAGATTGTGAATACGGTTTATGAAATTGCCCATCAAGGTTCAAAGAAATATCACGGGAATTACAGTAATTATTTGCAAAAGAAAGAAGCCGATTATGAACTTGAGTTGAAGAACTTTGAGAAGCAGCAGTCGGAAATCAAGCGAATGGAAGAGTTTATCCAGAAGAATATTGTACGTGCCACGACTAGTAAGCGGGCACAAAGCCGTAGAAAGCAGCTTGAAAAAATGGACAAGCTCGATAAACCGAAAATCGATCAATCCTCTGCTTCCTTCAGCTTTCAAGTGAATAAGAAGAGTGGAAATGATGTGTTGAAACTAAATGATCTATCTTTCCGATATGAACCTGATTCTCCTTTGTTATTTGATCATTTATCTATAAGTTTACAAAGAGGAGATTCAGTTGCCTTAGTCGGACCAAATGGCGTCGGAAAAACAACTTTGCTCAAAACCATAATTGGGGAATTAAAAGCAGGCGGTACAATGGCGCTTGGGACCAATGTTCAAATTGGTTACTATGACCAGGAACAAACAAAGTTGAACTCAAGGAAAACTGTATTAAACGAACTCTGGGATGATTATCCTTTGAAAAATGAGAAAGATATTCGCACGATACTCGGTAATTTCCTGTTCTCCGGCGACGATGTGCTAAAGCCGGTTTCTGCTTTAAGTGGGGGAGAAAAGGCGCGTTTATCTCTGGCTAAGCTTATGATGCAGGAAGCTAATTTCCTCATCCTCGATGAGCCGACAAACCATTTGGACCTTGATAGTAAAGAGGTTCTTGAATCAGCTCTTATTGATTATCCGGGAACACTGCTGTTTGTTTCACACGACCGTTACTTTATAAACAAAATAGCCACTCAAGTTGTTGAGATGCATCCGAAAGAAACACGCACGTTCCTCGGTGATTATGATTACTTTGTTCAGAAGAAACAAGAGGAGCTGGAGCTTCAACAGCTTGAGGAGGCCGAAGCTGCCAACCAAATTACAGAGAATAATAAAGAAGCTCAAACTAAGAATAGTTTTCAACAGGATAAGGCTAACAAACGGGAAGAACGCAAGCGCCAACGCAGAATTATTGAGATTGAACAACAAATTGAAGAAATCGAAAGTAAAATTGAGGAAATTGATTCTTTATTATGTGATCCCGAGGTCTATCAAGATCACGAGAAATCTCTTGAACTCACCGAAAGTAATCAAAGTTACCAACAACAAATCGAAACCCTCATGGAAGAATGGGAACAACTCCATGTGTAA
- the rimI gene encoding ribosomal protein S18-alanine N-acetyltransferase: MVIIREMKVEDIEQVMIVEHATFAVPWTKDTFMNEVNGENPYAHYLVIEQDGAIFGYCGLWLIIDEAHVTNIAIHPEYRGNKYGEQLFRRSFEEAIEMGAIQLSLEVRVSNTPAQHLYRKFGLVPGGVRKNYYTDNGEDALVMWVGLK, from the coding sequence ATGGTGATCATACGTGAGATGAAGGTTGAAGATATTGAGCAAGTTATGATAGTAGAGCATGCAACATTTGCTGTTCCCTGGACCAAAGATACATTTATGAATGAGGTTAACGGAGAGAATCCGTATGCCCACTACTTGGTAATTGAGCAGGATGGGGCGATTTTTGGCTATTGTGGTCTATGGCTGATTATTGATGAGGCCCATGTCACCAATATTGCGATCCATCCTGAATATAGAGGGAATAAATACGGAGAGCAGCTTTTTCGAAGGTCATTTGAAGAAGCGATAGAGATGGGTGCGATTCAATTGAGTTTAGAAGTGCGTGTTTCCAATACACCAGCTCAACATCTCTACCGTAAGTTTGGGCTTGTCCCTGGAGGCGTTCGGAAAAATTATTATACAGATAATGGCGAAGATGCATTAGTGATGTGGGTGGGATTAAAATGA
- the thiL gene encoding thiamine-phosphate kinase, whose product MDEFSFIDSIKPDSYRQSSLIKGIDDDAAVFRQNTRDIVTAVDTMVDGVHFSREAMEPYYIGYRALAANISDLAAMGAEPVFFMVSIVIPSDWEEQELREVYRGMNSLGDEYRMDMIGGDTVSGKEFVISITVFGYVERNKARYRTAALPGDILFVTGTLGDSRAGLECMKKNINNEYLIKRHCEPTPRVTFAEQLSSLKRVALNDVSDGIASEGNEVARASCVDLHITYDSIPYHSSVAELFPDQYQGWFLSGGEDFELLGAVSEHEWLEVQQKAEDINLTVTKIGYVSDATEGKGLVYLTKDGQTERLEKSGYTHLQEGRD is encoded by the coding sequence ATGGATGAATTTTCTTTTATTGACTCAATTAAACCTGACAGCTATCGTCAATCCTCACTCATTAAAGGAATTGATGATGATGCTGCCGTTTTCCGTCAAAACACACGAGATATTGTCACGGCTGTAGATACAATGGTAGATGGTGTTCATTTTTCACGAGAAGCTATGGAACCTTATTATATTGGCTACCGAGCATTAGCAGCCAATATAAGTGATCTGGCTGCTATGGGTGCAGAGCCTGTTTTTTTCATGGTGTCGATTGTTATCCCCTCTGATTGGGAGGAACAAGAACTGAGAGAAGTATATCGTGGAATGAATTCTCTTGGTGATGAGTATCGGATGGACATGATTGGGGGAGATACGGTATCCGGGAAGGAATTCGTAATCTCCATTACAGTGTTCGGATATGTGGAAAGAAACAAGGCGAGATATCGTACAGCTGCTCTCCCCGGGGATATACTTTTTGTTACGGGGACATTGGGTGACTCGAGAGCTGGTCTTGAATGTATGAAAAAGAATATAAACAATGAGTATTTAATCAAAAGGCATTGTGAGCCAACCCCACGTGTTACTTTTGCCGAACAATTAAGTTCTCTCAAAAGAGTGGCATTAAACGATGTGAGTGATGGGATTGCCAGTGAAGGAAATGAAGTGGCTAGAGCTTCGTGTGTAGATCTACATATTACTTACGACTCAATTCCTTATCACTCTTCCGTAGCTGAGCTTTTTCCTGATCAATATCAAGGATGGTTCCTATCTGGCGGTGAGGACTTTGAGTTACTTGGTGCGGTTTCAGAGCATGAATGGCTGGAAGTTCAGCAAAAAGCTGAGGATATAAATTTAACAGTCACGAAAATTGGATATGTATCGGACGCCACAGAAGGCAAGGGTCTGGTATACTTAACCAAGGATGGACAGACTGAACGATTAGAAAAATCAGGGTACACACATTTGCAAGAAGGTCGTGATTAA
- the tsaD gene encoding tRNA (adenosine(37)-N6)-threonylcarbamoyltransferase complex transferase subunit TsaD — translation MTQDQYVLAIETSCDETAVAIVKNERELVANVVASQIESHKRFGGVVPEIASRHHIEQITLTLETALEEGALKADDMNAIAVTEGPGLVGALLVGVNAAKALAFAKEKPLIGVHHIAGHIYANRLEKEFTFPLLSLVVSGGHTELILMKEHGSFEVIGETRDDAAGEAYDKVARTLKLPYPGGPHIDKLAAEGEEVIDFPRAWLEADSYDFSFSGLKSAVINKLHNAKQKGETLKPEDVAASFQASVVDVLSTKAYRAAKDYGIKQIIVAGGVAANQGLRKALHEKFEGTDTDLLIPPLHLCTDNAAMIAAAGAVAFNQGHRAGYDLNANPALSLERYGQRKDND, via the coding sequence ATGACGCAAGATCAATATGTATTAGCGATTGAAACAAGTTGTGATGAAACGGCCGTGGCCATTGTGAAAAATGAACGGGAGTTAGTAGCGAATGTGGTCGCTTCCCAAATTGAAAGTCATAAGAGGTTTGGGGGAGTGGTTCCTGAGATTGCCTCAAGACACCATATTGAACAAATCACACTAACTTTAGAGACAGCCTTGGAAGAGGGTGCTCTTAAGGCAGATGATATGAATGCGATCGCGGTTACAGAGGGCCCAGGTTTGGTGGGCGCGTTGCTCGTCGGAGTAAATGCGGCAAAGGCGCTGGCATTTGCAAAAGAAAAACCGCTTATCGGAGTTCATCATATAGCCGGGCACATTTATGCTAATCGCTTAGAGAAGGAATTCACGTTTCCTTTACTGTCATTAGTAGTGTCAGGAGGCCATACTGAGCTGATCTTAATGAAGGAGCACGGATCCTTCGAAGTTATTGGCGAGACGAGGGACGATGCGGCAGGAGAAGCCTATGATAAAGTAGCTCGCACACTTAAGCTTCCTTACCCAGGTGGACCTCATATCGACAAGTTAGCGGCTGAAGGTGAAGAAGTAATTGACTTTCCGCGGGCCTGGCTGGAAGCAGATTCTTATGATTTCAGTTTTAGCGGGTTGAAATCTGCAGTTATCAACAAGTTGCACAATGCGAAGCAAAAGGGAGAGACTCTGAAACCTGAAGATGTAGCTGCAAGTTTCCAAGCGAGTGTCGTGGATGTGTTATCCACAAAAGCATATCGGGCAGCAAAAGATTATGGAATAAAACAAATCATTGTTGCTGGAGGTGTGGCAGCGAATCAGGGGTTGAGAAAAGCACTTCATGAGAAGTTTGAAGGAACTGATACGGATCTGCTGATTCCTCCCTTGCACTTGTGTACGGATAATGCTGCCATGATTGCTGCGGCGGGGGCTGTAGCTTTTAATCAGGGACATAGAGCGGGCTATGATTTGAATGCAAATCCTGCCTTAAGTTTAGAAAGATACGGTCAGCGAAAAGACAATGATTAG
- the tsaE gene encoding tRNA (adenosine(37)-N6)-threonylcarbamoyltransferase complex ATPase subunit type 1 TsaE, giving the protein MKRYEWTTDSEGETLLFSEELAEHLAPGDVLTLEGDLGAGKTTFTKGLAKGLGVTRTVNSPTFTIIKEYMGRLPLYHMDVYRLEDSDEDLGFEEFFEGDGVTVVEWSQFIKEYLPDERLDITIEYLSETKRRIKLQPYSNHFEEICKEFRK; this is encoded by the coding sequence GTGAAAAGATATGAATGGACGACAGACTCTGAAGGGGAGACGCTCCTCTTCTCGGAGGAGTTAGCTGAGCACCTAGCTCCAGGAGATGTGCTCACACTGGAAGGCGATTTAGGTGCTGGAAAGACAACTTTTACGAAAGGGCTTGCTAAAGGGCTGGGTGTCACACGGACGGTAAATAGCCCTACGTTTACCATTATAAAAGAGTACATGGGTAGACTTCCTTTATATCATATGGATGTGTATCGTCTTGAGGATAGTGATGAGGATTTAGGTTTTGAGGAATTTTTTGAAGGAGACGGAGTGACGGTTGTCGAGTGGTCTCAATTTATTAAGGAGTATTTGCCTGACGAAAGGTTAGATATTACAATCGAGTACCTGAGTGAGACGAAGCGGAGAATAAAGTTGCAGCCTTACTCTAACCATTTTGAAGAGATTTGTAAGGAGTTTAGAAAATGA
- a CDS encoding GNAT family N-acetyltransferase, translated as MHQILKGKRVQLQALMDEDLETMLSWYSNSTFLRRLDALPAKPTTLDSLKKWRDDASERDNHFLFSIRDDKTFVGYIELDGILWTQRNGWVTIAIGDPSLQGKGYGTEAMSLLLDYAFYEINLHRIQLTVFSYNQPAIWLYEHLGFTYEGAQREFILRDDEAYDMYIYGMLRREWIEKRTTLSKS; from the coding sequence ATGCACCAGATTCTTAAAGGAAAGCGAGTACAGCTTCAAGCTCTTATGGATGAAGATTTAGAAACGATGCTTTCGTGGTATTCCAACTCTACCTTCTTAAGAAGATTAGATGCGTTACCCGCTAAACCAACCACACTCGATTCACTTAAGAAATGGCGGGACGATGCTAGTGAACGGGACAATCATTTTCTATTCTCTATCCGTGATGACAAAACGTTTGTAGGGTATATTGAACTTGATGGGATCCTTTGGACGCAGCGAAATGGCTGGGTTACCATCGCCATTGGAGATCCTTCGCTGCAAGGAAAAGGTTATGGAACAGAGGCTATGTCATTATTGTTAGATTACGCTTTTTATGAAATCAACCTGCACCGTATCCAGCTCACCGTTTTTTCCTACAATCAGCCGGCTATATGGTTGTATGAACATCTAGGTTTTACATATGAAGGAGCTCAGCGGGAGTTTATTTTGCGTGACGATGAAGCTTATGACATGTACATATACGGTATGCTCAGGCGAGAATGGATCGAAAAAAGAACGACGCTTTCGAAGTCTTAA
- a CDS encoding MDR family MFS transporter, translating to MKKLPHKWLVVVSVLFGTFTVILNNSMLNPTLPRFIEIFNSNAVTVGWILTIFMVSMGMTMPLTGYFGDRFGKKKVYVTGLCIFIVGSLCGVFSQSLGMIIFSRAIQGMAGGLMMPIAMALIFNSFPREERGLAVGVYGVAAMVAPAVGPTVGGLIIQFLDWPWLFVFNIPFGLIGLILSMKFLEPTETNPEKRFDYIGFIMITAGIGSILYALGRGRSVETLGDPLNIVLIAGGLLAIVGFVFYENRQRDPLLNLSVFKVPTYTFSIVVTSSASIGLFSGIFLLPLLIQNVYGLSEVMTGLLFLPAAVASGLFMSIGGRLLDKKGPKYVVPPGLAIMAGATFGLGMLQLSTPFWLILVLNTIRGLGMGMGNMPATTSGMNAIPESLVAQGSAMNNIIRQISSSLSIVFFSIYYEVRRAQIAAASDVGMQAATLQTLNEAFLVSAGVLTLAIPFSFILKGVQNDQQTKRA from the coding sequence ATGAAGAAATTGCCCCACAAGTGGTTGGTTGTCGTTTCTGTGCTTTTTGGAACTTTTACAGTTATTTTAAACAACAGCATGCTTAATCCTACACTACCAAGGTTCATAGAAATTTTTAATTCTAATGCCGTGACGGTAGGGTGGATTTTGACGATATTCATGGTGTCGATGGGGATGACCATGCCGTTAACAGGCTACTTTGGAGATCGTTTTGGAAAAAAGAAGGTGTATGTAACGGGGTTATGCATCTTTATTGTGGGATCGTTATGTGGGGTATTCTCGCAATCACTAGGCATGATCATTTTCTCGAGGGCTATCCAGGGGATGGCCGGCGGGTTAATGATGCCCATCGCGATGGCCCTGATATTTAATTCATTTCCCCGCGAGGAGCGGGGACTGGCTGTAGGAGTGTATGGGGTAGCGGCCATGGTTGCCCCGGCAGTTGGGCCGACAGTCGGCGGCTTAATCATTCAATTTCTGGACTGGCCCTGGCTATTTGTTTTTAACATTCCATTTGGTCTTATAGGGCTTATTTTGTCTATGAAGTTTCTTGAACCGACGGAAACTAATCCAGAAAAACGCTTTGATTATATCGGATTTATCATGATTACAGCCGGGATCGGCTCGATTTTGTATGCATTAGGAAGAGGACGCAGCGTTGAGACGTTAGGTGATCCTTTAAATATAGTGCTGATAGCCGGCGGATTATTAGCAATAGTCGGATTCGTCTTTTACGAAAACCGTCAACGAGATCCATTGCTTAATCTATCTGTGTTTAAAGTTCCAACATACACGTTTTCAATTGTTGTCACTTCCTCAGCATCCATCGGACTATTTTCAGGGATTTTCTTATTGCCATTACTTATCCAAAATGTGTATGGTTTGTCGGAAGTCATGACAGGACTCCTGTTTCTCCCTGCAGCAGTGGCCAGTGGTTTGTTTATGTCTATTGGAGGACGCCTGCTAGATAAGAAAGGTCCAAAATATGTTGTTCCACCAGGACTGGCCATCATGGCTGGAGCTACATTTGGACTAGGAATGCTGCAGCTCTCCACACCGTTTTGGCTGATCCTCGTCCTTAATACAATTCGCGGATTAGGAATGGGGATGGGAAACATGCCTGCCACAACGTCTGGAATGAACGCGATTCCGGAAAGTCTAGTCGCGCAAGGGTCGGCTATGAACAATATCATCAGGCAAATCTCCTCATCGCTCAGCATTGTTTTCTTTTCAATTTACTATGAAGTGAGACGAGCGCAAATTGCAGCAGCTTCCGATGTGGGCATGCAGGCTGCCACGCTGCAGACATTGAATGAAGCGTTCCTCGTCTCGGCTGGCGTACTCACCCTTGCCATTCCTTTTTCGTTTATTTTAAAAGGCGTGCAGAATGATCAACAAACTAAACGAGCTTAA
- the moaC gene encoding cyclic pyranopterin monophosphate synthase MoaC, translated as MAEFTHFNDQGRARMVDISEKNDTVRTAVAKTSVTVNESIYQKITNQTMAKGDVLAVAQIAGIMAAKKTPDWIPMCHPLSLKGIDVRFDWQVDNGYQLLIEAEVKTKGSTGVEMEALTAASATALTVYDMCKAVDKGMVIGPTFLEEKTGGKSGDYRREDGSGR; from the coding sequence ATGGCTGAATTTACTCATTTTAATGACCAGGGACGCGCCAGAATGGTCGATATATCCGAAAAAAATGATACGGTTCGGACAGCTGTAGCTAAGACAAGCGTGACTGTGAATGAATCGATTTATCAAAAAATAACCAACCAGACGATGGCAAAGGGTGACGTACTAGCTGTTGCTCAAATTGCCGGCATCATGGCAGCGAAAAAGACACCCGATTGGATACCGATGTGTCATCCGCTTTCGTTAAAAGGCATTGATGTTCGCTTTGATTGGCAAGTGGATAATGGCTATCAATTGCTGATCGAAGCAGAGGTGAAAACGAAAGGCAGTACCGGTGTAGAAATGGAAGCTTTAACCGCCGCTTCGGCAACGGCTTTAACAGTATATGACATGTGTAAAGCAGTGGATAAAGGCATGGTGATCGGGCCTACTTTTCTAGAGGAGAAAACAGGTGGAAAGAGCGGAGATTACCGGAGAGAAGACGGGTCGGGGAGGTAG